One stretch of Caloenas nicobarica isolate bCalNic1 chromosome 26, bCalNic1.hap1, whole genome shotgun sequence DNA includes these proteins:
- the ST3GAL4 gene encoding CMP-N-acetylneuraminate-beta-galactosamide-alpha-2,3-sialyltransferase 4 isoform X1 produces MINKSRGKILGVLALFLVAVWYAIYREDGYTQLFYFPAQENKTTCPLGEVEKKVVQLIANYTREQPLFLQLKDYFWVKTPSLYELPYGTKGSEDVLLRLLSITHYSLPESIQRLKCRRCVVVGNGHRLRNSSMGETIDAYDIVIRLNNAPVHGYEQDVGSKTTMRLFYPESAHFNPRRENNLETLLVLVPFKPVDFQWLEAILKDKKRVHKGFWKQPPLIWDADPQRVRVLNPYFMEVTAAKLLNLPMKQLRKVKQKPTTGLLAITLALHLCDLVHIAGFGYPDLANKKQTIHYYEQITLKSMAASEHNVSHEAMAIKRMLELGLLKNLTYF; encoded by the exons ATGATCAACAAGTCTC GAGGGAAGATCCTTGGGGTTCTGGCGCTGTTCCTGGTGGCAGTTTGGTACGCGATCTACCGGGAAGACGGGTACACGCAGCT CTTTTATTTCCCTGCGCAAGAAAACAAGACAACGTGTCCCCTGGGGGAGGTGGAAAAGAAAGTGGTGCAGCTCATCGCGAA CTACACCCGGGAGCAGCCGCTCTTCTTGCAGCTCAAGGATTATTTTTGGGTGAAGACACCGTCGCTCTATGAGCTGCCCTACGGCACCAAAGGCAGCG aagaCGTTCTCCTGCGCTTGTTGTCCATCACCCACTACTCCCTGCCTGAGAGCATCCAGAG GCTGAAGTGCCGCAGGTGCGTGGTGGTTGGCAACGGCCACCGGCTGCGCAACAGCTCCATGGGTGAGACCATTGACGCTTACGACATCGTCATCAG GTTAAACAACGCCCCGGTCCACGGTTACGAGCAGGACGTGGGTTCCAAAACCACCATGAGGCTTTTTTACCCCGAATCGGCTCATTTTAACCCCCGGAGGGAAAACAACCTGGAGacgctgctggtgctggtgcccTTCAAACCTGTGGATTTCCAGTGGCTGGAGGCAATcctcaaagacaaaaaaagg GTTCACAAAGGGTTTTGGAAACAGCCGCCGCTGATCTGGGACGCCGACCCACAGCGCGTGCGCGTCCTCAACCCCTATTTCATGGAGGTGACGGCGGCCAAGCTGCTCAACCTGCCCATGAAGCAGCTGCGGAAGGTCAAACAG AAACCCACCACAGGGCTGTTGGCCATCACCCTGGCCCTGCACCTCTGCGACCtagtgcacattgccggcttCGGCTACCCCGACTTGGCCAACAAGAAGCAAACCATCCACTACTATGAGCAGATCACGCTCAAGTCCATGGCC GCATCGGAGCACAACGTGTCCCATGAGGCCATGGCCATCAAGCggatgctggagctggggctgctcaagAACCTCACCTACTTCTGA
- the ST3GAL4 gene encoding CMP-N-acetylneuraminate-beta-galactosamide-alpha-2,3-sialyltransferase 4 isoform X2, producing MINKSRGKILGVLALFLVAVWYAIYREDGYTQLFYFPAQENKTTCPLGEVEKKVVQLIANYTREQPLFLQLKDYFWVKTPSLYELPYGTKGSEDVLLRLLSITHYSLPESIQRLKCRRCVVVGNGHRLRNSSMGETIDAYDIVIRLNNAPVHGYEQDVGSKTTMRLFYPESAHFNPRRENNLETLLVLVPFKPVDFQWLEAILKDKKRVHKGFWKQPPLIWDADPQRVRVLNPYFMEVTAAKLLNLPMKQLRKVKQASEHNVSHEAMAIKRMLELGLLKNLTYF from the exons ATGATCAACAAGTCTC GAGGGAAGATCCTTGGGGTTCTGGCGCTGTTCCTGGTGGCAGTTTGGTACGCGATCTACCGGGAAGACGGGTACACGCAGCT CTTTTATTTCCCTGCGCAAGAAAACAAGACAACGTGTCCCCTGGGGGAGGTGGAAAAGAAAGTGGTGCAGCTCATCGCGAA CTACACCCGGGAGCAGCCGCTCTTCTTGCAGCTCAAGGATTATTTTTGGGTGAAGACACCGTCGCTCTATGAGCTGCCCTACGGCACCAAAGGCAGCG aagaCGTTCTCCTGCGCTTGTTGTCCATCACCCACTACTCCCTGCCTGAGAGCATCCAGAG GCTGAAGTGCCGCAGGTGCGTGGTGGTTGGCAACGGCCACCGGCTGCGCAACAGCTCCATGGGTGAGACCATTGACGCTTACGACATCGTCATCAG GTTAAACAACGCCCCGGTCCACGGTTACGAGCAGGACGTGGGTTCCAAAACCACCATGAGGCTTTTTTACCCCGAATCGGCTCATTTTAACCCCCGGAGGGAAAACAACCTGGAGacgctgctggtgctggtgcccTTCAAACCTGTGGATTTCCAGTGGCTGGAGGCAATcctcaaagacaaaaaaagg GTTCACAAAGGGTTTTGGAAACAGCCGCCGCTGATCTGGGACGCCGACCCACAGCGCGTGCGCGTCCTCAACCCCTATTTCATGGAGGTGACGGCGGCCAAGCTGCTCAACCTGCCCATGAAGCAGCTGCGGAAGGTCAAACAG GCATCGGAGCACAACGTGTCCCATGAGGCCATGGCCATCAAGCggatgctggagctggggctgctcaagAACCTCACCTACTTCTGA